The Fusobacterium necrophorum subsp. necrophorum genome includes the window TGCCAATTTGATTGAAAATGTTCCTGTCACCTGTATGGAAAGAAAGGAAGAAGTGATGAAAAAGCTATTGAAAGAAGCAAAGGAGAAGAACCATATCTTTGTCTTCATGGGAGCAGGAGACATTTCAAAATTGGCCCATGAAGTAGCCGATAGATTGCAAAAATAGGAGAAAATAGAATGAAGATAGTAGAGCAACAAGTAATGAAAGAGTATTCCAATATGAAAATTGGAGGGAAAGCCAAACGACTGATTATTGTTGACAGTCGGGAAGAGCTGAAAGAAGTGTATCAAAAATATGATTCTTTAATATTGCTGGGAAATGGAACAAATGTGTTGTTTAGCGACGGATATTTAGATTACAATTTTGTTTCTACAAAAAACTTAAATAAGATAGAAGCATTAGGAAATGGGCGAGTATTGGTAGAAGCCGGAGTGGACTTGGATGCCTTGCTCTGTTTCATGGAGAAGGAAAATTTGTCAGGAATGGAAAAAATGGCGGGAATACCCGGTTCGATTGGGGGATTAACCTATATGAACGGGGGAGCTTTCGGAATAGAAATTTTTGATTTCATTGATGAGATAGAAGTATTAATGGAAGGAAATATTCTTCGACATATTTCTAAAAAGGATTTGGATATTCGATATCGAAATACAGAAATTCAAGAAAAAAAATGGATTGTCTTAAGTGTCATTTTTCAATTTCATACTGGATTTGATAAAAAAATGGTAGAGGAAATTAAAAAATCGAGAGAAGAAAAACATCCTTTGGATAAGCCTAGTTTAGGAAGTACCTTTAAAAATCCTAAGGGAGATTTTGCAGCTCGTTTGATTTCGGAAGCAGGCTTAAAGGGGAGAAAAGTAGGCGGAGCTCAGATTGCCGAAAAACATCCAAATTTTGTATTAAATTTAGGAGAAGCAAGTTTTCAGGATATTTTAGATATTTTGTGCTTAGTGAAGACGGCAGTAAAAGAAGCTTTTGGAGTGCAATTAGAGGAAGAGATTATTATTATTCGATAATAGGGAGATAAACATGAGAATAGCAGTATTTATGGGTGGAGTTTCATCGGAAAAGGAAATATCGATTCGTAGTGGAGAAGCCATTTTGGAAAGCTTGCAGCGACAAGGTTATGATGCCTACGGAGTTGTATTGACCGAAAAAAATATGATTTCCGCTTTTCAAGAAGAGGAATATGATTTGGCCTATTTGGCTTTGCATGGAGGAGCTGGAGAAAATGGAGAGATCCAAAGTGTGTTGGAGCTCTTAGGAAAAAAATATACAGGCTCTCAAGTTGCTGCCTGTGCCATGTCTATGGATAAATTACTGGCTAAAAAAATTGCTTCTTTCGAAGGAATTAGAATGGCAAGAACCTATACAAACATGGCAGGAATAGAGTCTTATCCGGTCATGGTAAAGCCGTCTAAAGACGGTTCCAGTGTTGGTATTCATATATGCAATACCCAGGCTGAAGTGGAAAAAGCTTTGCAAGAAATTTCTGGCTATGCTATGATAGAAGAATACATACAGGGAGAAGAATTAACAGTTGGAGTCTTACATGGAAAAGCTTTGGGAGTTTTGAAGATTATTCCAAAAGCGGCAGAAATTTATGACTATGAGTCTAAATATGCCCTTGGGGGTTCTGTGCATGAATTTCCAGCTCGAATCACGAAGACTGCCTATGAAGAAGCTATGTCGAGTGCTGTAAAAATTCATAAGGCCTTAGGAATGAAGGGGGTATCTCGAAGTGATTTTATCTTAAAAGATGATCAGGTTTATTTCTTGGAGGTTAATGCTTGTCCCGGAATGACAAAAACGAGTTTAATTCCAGATTTAGCAACCTTGCAAGGATATACTTTTGATGATATTACCAGAATGTTAGTGGAGGAAGCCTTAGCATAATGGAAGGAGAGCTATGTTACTGAGATTATCTTTTATTAGTTTAATCATCTGGTTTCTTTATAGGATACCAAGTGAATTTTTAAACTTAGATATTTTTAAAATAAAAAAAATTAATATTGGAGAAAATTCTAAAATTCTCAATGAAGAACTCAGTGCCGTTGCAGAAAAGATGTATGACAAAAGTATTTGGCAGCTGGATATGAAAAGATTAAAGAAAGAGTTGTCAAAAGATGTACGATTAGAATCCGTGGAAATCTCACATGAAAAGGTGGGGGAAGTGGATATTAAAGTGGAGGAAAAAAAGCTACTCTACTATGCACAGATTGGAGATCGTATTTATTTAATGGATAAAAAAGGAGAAGTATTTGGATATTTCAATGAGAGAGAGAAAATGTCTCTGCCTCTTTTGGTCTCTAGTGATGGAAAGAATGTTTCTTCTTTGATAGAGGTCCTTTCCAATTTACAGAAATATGCTTTCTATGATTCTATCTCTCAAATTTATGAAGTGGACAGTAACAGAATTGATATTATTTTAGTGGATGGAACTAAAATTTTTACCAATACTTCTGTCGACAAGAAAAAATATAAGGTGGCAATGGCTCTCTATGTTGAAGTCATGAAACATAAAAAGATAGCCTATATAGATTTACGTTTTCAAGATTTTATTATTCGATATGTGGAGGATGATGATGGAAGATAATATTACAAAGCTAATTATGGACATTGGAAATTCTCATATTAAACTTTTGGTTGGAGAGGTATCTACAGATTTCACTAGAATAAAAATACTGCAATATATAGAGACTCCAACAAAAGGAATGAAAAAATCAGTGGTAGAATCTTCAGACCAACTTTCTTATTCGATTCAAAGTGCTTTAAGAGGTTTAGAAAATCCGGAATATAGAGAGTTAGAAAAAGTTACTATCGGAGTTGGCGGAAAATACATTCAATCTAAAACTAGAAAACTTTTTCTTGAATTTGAAGAAAGGGAAGTGCAGCAGAATGATTTGGAAAAATTGTATGAACTTGCAGAGGAATGCTTAGAAGCAGGAGAGTTGGTTTTAAAACGTGAAATGTATAACATTAAGATTAATAATGCGGGCATTGTAAAAAATCCGATTGGTTTGGTGGCAAATCGTTTAGAAGCGAATGTTCATTTAATTTATGTGGATCGAGGAGATATTGAAAAATTAACAGACGCTATTGTGGAAGCGGGATTGGAAATTGAAAATATTTATTTGAATGCCTATGCCTCTTTAAAATCTACTTTAATTGATGAAGAATCCACCAAAATGGGAGTTGCTCTGGTAGACATTGGAGAAGGGGCAACCGATATCATTATCTCAAAAAATCATAAGATTATCTATGCAAAGTCGGCAAACTTGGGGGGAATTCACTTCATGAGTGACATTATGTATCTCTTCCATGTTTCCGAAGGAGAAGCGAGAGAAGTATATTCAACCTATATCAAAGGAGAAATGAAGGAACAATACATCAGCACCAATGGAAAGCGCTTTGTCAAAGAGGATGTGGAAAAAATTATTGATGCTAGAATAAAAGATATTGCTACCTTTATTTTGAATACTATTCAAGAATCTGGATTCACAGGATACTTGGGGCAAGGAATGGTGTTAACAGGAGGGGTTGCGAGTTTAGATCGTTTGGTTAGAAAAATCAACGAACAGACAGGAGGCATCGTTCGGCGTAAGAAACCATTGCCAATTCGAGGCTTGGAAAAACCCGAATATAAAATGGCAACTGTGGTGGGTTTGTTCTTAGAAGCGATAGAAGAGGAAATGGAGTTACAACAAAAAAGAAATGATGAAGAAGTGAGAGAAGAAGAAGAACAGGATGAGTTGGAAGAACTATTGGGAAGTCATGAAGGAGAAAGAAAATCATCTGGAGAGATAATGGTTAAAATCAAAAAATGGATTTCATATTTTATATAAATTAGAGAAGGAGAAGAGGTGAAAGGTATGTTAATAGAGCAAGATTTAGTAAAAATCAAAGTATTAGGAGCAGGAGGTGCTGGAGGGAATGCCATTAATGACATGATTTCTTCTGGAGTTGGGGGAGTAGAATATATTGCAGCAAATACAGATTCCCAAGATTTAAATAAATCTTTAGCTGATTCCCGTTTACAATTAGGAGAAAAATTAACAAGAGGTCTGGGAGCCGGAGCAGATCCTTCGATTGGAAAGCAAGCAGCGGAAGAAGATATTGATAAGATAAAACAATTATTGGAAGAGACGGATATGTTATTCATTACCGCCGGTATGGGAGGAGGAACTGGAACCGGAGCGGCTCCTGTCATTGCCAGAGTGGCAAAAGAGTTAGGGATTTTGACAGTAGCGATTGTAACAAGACCATTTTCCTTTGAAGGAAAGAAAAGAAAGAACAATGCGGATTTGGGAGTTCGACAATTAAAAGAAACCGTGGATGCTTTGGTTGTTATTCCCAATGATAAATTATTCGAATTACCAGATAAGACAATTACTTTACAAAATGCTTTCAAAGAAGCCAATAACATTTTAAAAATAGGGATTCGTGGAGTAGCTGATTTGATGATAGGAAACGGTTTGATTAACTTGGACTTTGCAGATGTCAGAGCAACTATGTTAAATTCAGGAATTGCTGTATTAGGTTTTGGAGAGGGTGAGGGAGAAAATCGAGCGATGAAAGCAACGGAAAAAGCGTTACAATCTCCTCTATTGGAAAAATCTATTCAAGGGGCTAGCAAGATTTTAATTAATATTACAGGGTCTCCGGATATTACTTTGATGGAAGCTCAAACAATTTCAGAAACAGTACGGGACGCGGCCGGTAAAACAGCGGAAGATGTTATGTTCGGATTGGTTGTGGATCCAGATGTAGGGGATAAGGTTCTTGTGACGGTTATTGCAAATAATTTCGTAGATGAAACACAAGAATCGGAGCCTTTTATCAACTTAAAGCCACAAGAGAATCAGGAAGAAGAAAGACCACTAGAAAATCGAGAACAAAGCTATGATGACGGGGACATTGATCTTCCGCCTTGGTTACGAGGAAAAAAATAACTTGTAAAATAATGACAGTTATGATATACTACGAAAGACCCTGCTCAAGATCGTTATGTGTCTTGGGCAAAAACCATAGGGAGGAGGTATTAAGATGAAAAAATACGAAATTATGTACATCATCAACCCAACTGTTTTAGAAGAAGGAAGAGATTCCGTGATTGAAAAAATTTCAGAATTATTGACTTCAAATGGAGCGAATATCCTAAAAACAGAAAAATGGGGAGAAAGAAAGCTTGCTTATTTAATCGATAAGAAGAAAACAGGTTTTTATGTACTGACTACTTTTGAGATTGATGGAACTAAATTAGCTGAAGTAGAATCTAAATTGAACATTACAGAAGAAGTAATGCGATATATCATTGTAAAGCAAGACTAATTATTTCTAAAAATCAAAAGGGAGGTATTAAAAATGGCAGAATTCAGAAGAAGAAGAGCGAAACTTCGAGTAAAAGCTGAAGAAATCGATTACAAAAATGTAGATTTGTTAAAAAGATTTGTATCTGACAAGGGAAAGATTAATCCTTCTCGATTAACAGGAGCAAATGCAAAACTACAAAGAAAAATCGCAAAGGCAATCAAAAGAGCAAGAAATATTGCTTTGATTCCTTATACAAAAATTGAAAAATAAGAGCAAAGATTAATCTATAAAAAAGCATTTATCTAACAATTAGGTAAATGTTTTTTTTATTTTCGGAAAAAGATTGTATTTCTTTTTCTTATTGTTTATAATATTGATAAACAATAAAACTTTGAGGAGTGATGAAAATGAGAGTATTATTTTTTGATGCAAAAGCTTATGATAAGGAAAATTTTGATGCCTACAAAGGAAAATACAGCTTTGATATTAAGTACTTAAAGGTAAAATTGAATGAAGAAACGGTGGACTTTGTAAAGGGCTACGAAATTATCAGTATTTTTGTCAATGATACTGTCAATCCTCCCGTTATTGATAAATTATTGGAATATGGCGTTAAACTCATTGTTTTGCGTTGTGCAGGATACAATAATGTGGATGTCAACTATATCAACGGAAGAATTAAATTAGTAAGAGTTCCCGCTTATTCTCCATATTCTGTCGCGGAATATACGGCTTCTCTGATTATGACATTAAATCGAAAAATTCATAAGGCATACTTGAGAACCCGAGAAGGGAATTTTTCCATTAACGGTTTGATGGGCTTTGACTTGCATAGAAAAACAATCGGAGTGATTGGAGCGGGAAGAATTGCCAGAATTTTTATCAAGATTATGCGAGGTTTTGACGCAAGAGTGATCGCCTACGACCCCTATCCCGATGAAAGCTTTGCCAAGGAGTTAGGCTATGAATATGTGGATTTGGAGACTTTGTATCGGCAATCCGATATTATTTCTTTGCATTGCCCTTTGACCAAAGAAAATACTCATCTCATCAATCGGGACAGCATGAAAAAAATGAAAAACGGCGTTATGCTTGTAAATACAGGAAGGGGAAGATTGATTGACACCATAGATTTGATTGAAGCCTTAAAAGAGAAAAAAGTGGGAGCGGCAGCTCTTGATGTCTATGAAGAGGAAGCCGGATACTTCTTTGAAGATATGTCAAGCAGCATTATAGAGGACGATATTTTAGGAAGATTGCTTTCCTTCAATAATGTTTTGCTGACTTCTCATCAGGCATACTTTACGAAGGAGGCATTTCAGGATATTACTATTACGACCTTGGAAAATATTCAATCTTTTTTAAAGGGAAATGAATTAGAAAATGAAATAAAGTAAAAAATATGATATAATGTATCAGGAATCAAACAAAAAATGAAAAAGGGGTTGTAAAAAATGAAAAAATGGAAGATACCTGATACTTTTGTGATTATTTTCTTTGTTGTTTTATTGGCAGGAGCTTTGACTCATATTATTCCAGCAGGAAGTTTTGATATGAAAGATATTACGTATACTGCAAGTGACGGAAGCGAAAAAACAAAGTCCGTACCGATAGCAGGAAGTTTCCACTATGCCTTGGATGAACAAGGGCAGCCATTGATAAAAGGAATTAAAGTGTTTGAGCCGGGAGGAGAAGTCGGTCTAACAAATTATGTTTATGAAGGTTTGGTAAGTGGAGACAAATGGGGAACTGCTGTAGGAGTTGTTGCTTTTATCTTGGTTCTTGGAGGAGCCTTTGGAATTATTTTAAAGACGGGAGCTGTAGAGACAGGGCTCTATGCTTTGATTAGTAAGACAAAAGGATCTGAAATTTTGATTATTCCTCTCGTATTTATTCTATTTTCTCTTGGAGGAGCTGTTTTCGGAATGGGAGAAGAGGCGATCCCTTTTGCGATGATTCTCGTTCCGATTATTATTGGCTTGGGATATGACAGTATTACGGCTTTGATGATTACTTATTGTTCCACTCAAATTGGATTTGCAACTTCTTGGATGAATCCGTTCAGTGTGGCGGTGGCTCAAGGGGTGGCAGGCATTCCGGTATTGTCCGGATCCGGATTTCGTATTTTTATGTGGATTTTCTTCACAGCTGTAGGAACTGTTTTTACGATGAGATATGCAAAAAAAATAAAGAATACTCCCACTTTATCAGTAGCTTATGAAACAGATGCATATTATCGAGACGACTATAAACTTGAAACAACAGAAGGGAAAAAATTTACCTTAGGTCATAAACTGGTATTATTGGTTGTTGTGATAGGAATGGTGTGGGTCATTTGGGGAGTCATTAAACAAGGATATTATTTACCGGAAATTGCAACACAATTTTTGATTATGGGAATCGTTTCGGGAATAATCGGAGTCCTGTTCCGTTTAAACAATATGACAACGAATGATATGGCGAGTTCTTTTCGAAAAGGAGCGGAAGAGTTGGTTGGAGCCGCTTTGGTAGTAGGAATGGGAAAAGGTATCGTCCTAGTATTGGGAGGAACTTTTGCAGGAGAACCAAGTGTTTTAAATACAATTTTAAACTGGGTTGCAACCGGAATGGAAGGAATGCATTCCGCTTTTTCCGCTTGGGTTATGTATATTTTCCAATCCTGCTTCAATTTCTTTGTCGTATCGGGTTCAGGTCAAGCTGCTTTGACCATGCCGATTATGGCACCATTAGCTGATTTACTGGGGGTAACAAGACAGGTGGCGGTCTTAGCTTTCCAATTGGGAGATGGATTTACCAATTTAATTGTGCCAACCGGAGGAGTGTTGATGGCGATGTTGGGAGTTGCCAGATTGGAATGGGGAACATGGGTAAAATTCCAATGGAAATTCCAGGTCATTTTATTCGTGTTAGGTTCTATTTTTATGATAGGAGCCTCTCTGCTTCATTTTTCATAAAAATATAAATGAAAAATAAATTATCTTGAATAGAAAGGATGTACTGCACCCGTAACTTGATCACAGGATTGGAGGTGCAGTACAGGAATGAAATGGTTCTTTTTTCAAAACAATAAAAAAAGACAGTAATATCTGTCTTTTTTTATTGTTGATATGAACTTATTTACTTAAATGTTTCTTTAATCTTTCACTTAAAGTAGCTGCATTTGCTTTTAAAATATTCATGATTTCAACTTCTGAAGCACCTTTTAAAGATTTCAAAGTTCTGGAACATACTTTGA containing:
- the murB gene encoding UDP-N-acetylmuramate dehydrogenase, which codes for MKIVEQQVMKEYSNMKIGGKAKRLIIVDSREELKEVYQKYDSLILLGNGTNVLFSDGYLDYNFVSTKNLNKIEALGNGRVLVEAGVDLDALLCFMEKENLSGMEKMAGIPGSIGGLTYMNGGAFGIEIFDFIDEIEVLMEGNILRHISKKDLDIRYRNTEIQEKKWIVLSVIFQFHTGFDKKMVEEIKKSREEKHPLDKPSLGSTFKNPKGDFAARLISEAGLKGRKVGGAQIAEKHPNFVLNLGEASFQDILDILCLVKTAVKEAFGVQLEEEIIIIR
- a CDS encoding D-alanine--D-alanine ligase, encoding MRIAVFMGGVSSEKEISIRSGEAILESLQRQGYDAYGVVLTEKNMISAFQEEEYDLAYLALHGGAGENGEIQSVLELLGKKYTGSQVAACAMSMDKLLAKKIASFEGIRMARTYTNMAGIESYPVMVKPSKDGSSVGIHICNTQAEVEKALQEISGYAMIEEYIQGEELTVGVLHGKALGVLKIIPKAAEIYDYESKYALGGSVHEFPARITKTAYEEAMSSAVKIHKALGMKGVSRSDFILKDDQVYFLEVNACPGMTKTSLIPDLATLQGYTFDDITRMLVEEALA
- a CDS encoding cell division protein FtsQ/DivIB — translated: MLLRLSFISLIIWFLYRIPSEFLNLDIFKIKKINIGENSKILNEELSAVAEKMYDKSIWQLDMKRLKKELSKDVRLESVEISHEKVGEVDIKVEEKKLLYYAQIGDRIYLMDKKGEVFGYFNEREKMSLPLLVSSDGKNVSSLIEVLSNLQKYAFYDSISQIYEVDSNRIDIILVDGTKIFTNTSVDKKKYKVAMALYVEVMKHKKIAYIDLRFQDFIIRYVEDDDGR
- the ftsA gene encoding cell division protein FtsA, whose amino-acid sequence is MEDNITKLIMDIGNSHIKLLVGEVSTDFTRIKILQYIETPTKGMKKSVVESSDQLSYSIQSALRGLENPEYRELEKVTIGVGGKYIQSKTRKLFLEFEEREVQQNDLEKLYELAEECLEAGELVLKREMYNIKINNAGIVKNPIGLVANRLEANVHLIYVDRGDIEKLTDAIVEAGLEIENIYLNAYASLKSTLIDEESTKMGVALVDIGEGATDIIISKNHKIIYAKSANLGGIHFMSDIMYLFHVSEGEAREVYSTYIKGEMKEQYISTNGKRFVKEDVEKIIDARIKDIATFILNTIQESGFTGYLGQGMVLTGGVASLDRLVRKINEQTGGIVRRKKPLPIRGLEKPEYKMATVVGLFLEAIEEEMELQQKRNDEEVREEEEQDELEELLGSHEGERKSSGEIMVKIKKWISYFI
- the ftsZ gene encoding cell division protein FtsZ, with the translated sequence MLIEQDLVKIKVLGAGGAGGNAINDMISSGVGGVEYIAANTDSQDLNKSLADSRLQLGEKLTRGLGAGADPSIGKQAAEEDIDKIKQLLEETDMLFITAGMGGGTGTGAAPVIARVAKELGILTVAIVTRPFSFEGKKRKNNADLGVRQLKETVDALVVIPNDKLFELPDKTITLQNAFKEANNILKIGIRGVADLMIGNGLINLDFADVRATMLNSGIAVLGFGEGEGENRAMKATEKALQSPLLEKSIQGASKILINITGSPDITLMEAQTISETVRDAAGKTAEDVMFGLVVDPDVGDKVLVTVIANNFVDETQESEPFINLKPQENQEEERPLENREQSYDDGDIDLPPWLRGKK
- the rpsF gene encoding 30S ribosomal protein S6 → MKKYEIMYIINPTVLEEGRDSVIEKISELLTSNGANILKTEKWGERKLAYLIDKKKTGFYVLTTFEIDGTKLAEVESKLNITEEVMRYIIVKQD
- the rpsR gene encoding 30S ribosomal protein S18, coding for MAEFRRRRAKLRVKAEEIDYKNVDLLKRFVSDKGKINPSRLTGANAKLQRKIAKAIKRARNIALIPYTKIEK
- a CDS encoding 2-hydroxyacid dehydrogenase, with amino-acid sequence MRVLFFDAKAYDKENFDAYKGKYSFDIKYLKVKLNEETVDFVKGYEIISIFVNDTVNPPVIDKLLEYGVKLIVLRCAGYNNVDVNYINGRIKLVRVPAYSPYSVAEYTASLIMTLNRKIHKAYLRTREGNFSINGLMGFDLHRKTIGVIGAGRIARIFIKIMRGFDARVIAYDPYPDESFAKELGYEYVDLETLYRQSDIISLHCPLTKENTHLINRDSMKKMKNGVMLVNTGRGRLIDTIDLIEALKEKKVGAAALDVYEEEAGYFFEDMSSSIIEDDILGRLLSFNNVLLTSHQAYFTKEAFQDITITTLENIQSFLKGNELENEIK
- the yfcC gene encoding putative basic amino acid antiporter YfcC, whose translation is MKKWKIPDTFVIIFFVVLLAGALTHIIPAGSFDMKDITYTASDGSEKTKSVPIAGSFHYALDEQGQPLIKGIKVFEPGGEVGLTNYVYEGLVSGDKWGTAVGVVAFILVLGGAFGIILKTGAVETGLYALISKTKGSEILIIPLVFILFSLGGAVFGMGEEAIPFAMILVPIIIGLGYDSITALMITYCSTQIGFATSWMNPFSVAVAQGVAGIPVLSGSGFRIFMWIFFTAVGTVFTMRYAKKIKNTPTLSVAYETDAYYRDDYKLETTEGKKFTLGHKLVLLVVVIGMVWVIWGVIKQGYYLPEIATQFLIMGIVSGIIGVLFRLNNMTTNDMASSFRKGAEELVGAALVVGMGKGIVLVLGGTFAGEPSVLNTILNWVATGMEGMHSAFSAWVMYIFQSCFNFFVVSGSGQAALTMPIMAPLADLLGVTRQVAVLAFQLGDGFTNLIVPTGGVLMAMLGVARLEWGTWVKFQWKFQVILFVLGSIFMIGASLLHFS